The Plasmodium vivax chromosome 7, whole genome shotgun sequence DNA window TCTGCCGGATTTTCCCTCATTTAGCTGCACCGGATTACTGTTGAAGGATGTGCGGGACTCGCGTCCTGATCTACCAAATGGGAGAAATAATTCccacctcttttttttaatttcccattttttgtcttttcccttttcgacGCATCGGCGATGTTTTATATGGGGGtatgtcgttttttttttttttttcgtttcatcTTTTGGCCATTCACTCGGTAAAGCGGCGTACGAGTACATTTGAAGCACCCCACCTCCGTACACGCTGCTAACCTGTGGGGCACGAGCCCATTTGTTTATTCTCCCCATGGTGCACGGCCTACACCAATGTGGTTTTAAGCAAGTTCACCGTGCGGGCTGTACAATCCTTCAGCTGGGGGAAGCACTCTCCTGGCGATTTCGGAAAATTTATCTGGTCCCCCCAGCTGCGGCTGTCGCCCTTTGCAGTGCGTGGTCCACTGGCGTTACTGACATATCACGCTGCGGGGGAAGTACGTAGGCGAAGTACATCGGCCAAGTACATCAGtgaagagttttttttttttcgcttcttccccccagcGTTCGGCAGAAGCATTGCAGGCGGTTTGAAGGCGATTCACGGGcgattaaaaattatgctgTGACGAAACGAACTGCATTTTAAAGCGAAAAAACTGCGTCAAAAATTGCGGCAAAAAATGCGTACACTGCTGTTGGGGaaaataacaatttaaaaGGCGGTTTGAAGAGCGCTTTAAAAGGCGATTTAAAAAGCGATTTACAAGATGATTCGAAAAATGAATCGAAAAATAATTCGAAAAGTGATTTAAAAAACGGGttggaaaaacaattttaaaacgtgaaaataaaaaaattattttaaatttttcatgtcaaaattgaatttaatttttttttttttttcaattttaaaaaccaattcaaaaaaatctgcttgaggagaagcaaactCGCCAGCATTTTTCCCAacgttttcttttcctctttcttttcctctttcttttcctctttcttttcctcctttttcctttccaaccttttcttttcctactTTTCCTTTGCAACTTTTCCTCTGCAACTTATCCTTTGcaactttttcctttccaattttttccatttcaaAATACATGTTAATTAATGCCAACCGCAGTTGGCCCCACCCCCAATTAATAAACTTCACGTAAAAACTGACGCAGAAGGAGTAGAGGCGAACCGCAAACCAAGCAAAGGTCTGTATACCCGCAGGAACGATCCCAGCGTTGTTCAGAATTCTCTACCGCTCTGTTTGGGAGGCACAAGCCGAAGTAGGTGGaaaatttcccatttttgaagcAGGCAAAGAGGAGCAGCAAAAGTATCTGCTCAGCATTTCTGCCATTCACTCATCGTTTGCCGTAGCTCCAAGGAAGATTTCATCAATTTGGTATTTTCATATTCCCGTACTGTCGTATGCCCCCAGCtgaattaacttttttttttttttcctcgtgAAGAAACCCAAATTGACTCTCCGTTGAACTCCCTCCAGATCGCAACGGGGAAGGTAGATGCGAGGGGAGGACATACGTTCCAGCGGAGGGGAACCAATTGCCAGTCACTTTGAGAGTACAGCGGAACGGAGGCAGATGAGAACAATCGCCTCACGAGAGGAGGTCCCCCTTGCACTAGCTATGTAGtttgcatatgtatatacccGTTTGCGGAAAAATTGCACCATATTCGTTAAGGCAACCCCTGCACTTGAGTGAAGCGTGTGCCACAGGAAGATCCCACGGGTCTCCCTTCCCCAGAACGTGGCGCCCTTCGTACAGGCAGGAAGTGTAGCCACTGCCCCGTGGAAGAAGTCTACGAAGGCGATTTACggtgttttccccccccctgaagaaaatggaagaaaaaaaaaaaaaagggaaaaaaacggagaagTCAAAAATTGAGCTTCTATTTGTTGACTTATGCCACGTGaataaagagaaaagggACACGGGAATAAAGGCCCTGActgattatataaaaaaaaaaaaggtacccCTGGATGGGCAACATTTGGCCTACATTTGCAAAGGGCTTTTTTACTATTACTGGCTATGTTACTCATtggaagagcaaaaaacaGCGGCTTgcaaaataagcaaaatatTAAGAAACATTGATGAGGTGGATGACagtgaggagaaaaaaagcgtcttcctatttttgcaaagcttTTTAATGGTCATGTCTAGTAAGTATGATTCTCTGGACCTTTACCGCCTGAAcaagtttttatttctcttcAGAGTTTTCCAGGCAgagttcctcctcttcctacACCGGCACTCATGGCGGAGTTACTACATCAGGAGGTATAATCAAATAATGGTGCGCATGTTTGACGATACAAATGACGTTTACTACAATCACATTGAtaccttttttaaagaattttttggaaaccaattttatttaaaggCTAAggatcaaaatgaaaaggttcACATAAAGAACTTTCTCCTGCTGAtggattttttctttaaaattatttgcaaGACGGAAAAGAAACACATAATCGATGTGATTaggaataaaatattctccGTCATTTTGAAGTTAAATGTAGGGAAGAGCCTGCTGGAGAAGAGAGTCCGCAGGTACCTTAGCAAGTGTAAAAATTCCTATGCTGCGAAAACCCTCAGGGGGTTTTACAACTCCCTTGTTGCGGGCGGcgcgcagaaggggggggacagCCAGGCGGGGAACGAGGCGGGCAGAACGGCTGGCAAAAAGGCTGCATCGCAAAagacccccatttttgtggaAAACTTCGAGGCCCCGGGGGAGCACAATGGTTCCGCCCCCGCGTCTGACTCAGTCCCCGCTTCTAACTCCGTCCCCGCGTCCGACTCTATCCCCGCTTCTGACTCTGCCCCGTCCACGGAGGAACAGCAGATCTCTCGAAATAAAGGAGGCTCCGATTTGACCCCCCCTGGGGATGGCGCAGCGGGTGGAGAGAAACAGTTGGACGGTGCGCTTAGCTCCAAAAAGAGGTCCAAGGGGGACCGTGCGTCGAACGAGTTCAGCCGCCTGAGGTCGATCAtcgaggagggggaggacctGGGCAGCGACGTTGGAAGTGATTTCGGAAGCGACATGGGAAGTGATATCGGAAGTGATATAGGAAGCGATATAGGAAGTCACATGGGGCTTGACCTGAATGGCGACtcggggagggggaagaagaaggcccCGAAGCGAACGGGAGAAGAGAAGGATACCCCCgacggtaaaaaaaagaagaaaaagaaaaaaaaatccagcTTGCAGGAAGGGATGAGCACGGAGGACAATTTGGCGGGCCAAGTGGAGCCGTCCTCCAAGAAGCAccaaaaagaaatggaaaaaaaaaaaaaaaaaaaacagaaccAAGCCGACTGCGATGGTAATAACAAACGCGAGGACGATGGTAGAAGCATAGGCGAGTGCGATGGTAGAAACAAAGGCGAGTGCGATGGTAGAAGCAAAGGCCAATGCAGCAACGGAGTAGGAGGCAGTACACACGAGGGCAAACGCGCAAGCAGCTCGAGCGACGGGGAGGCCGAACACAAACTCAGCATCATAGACTTTATCCACAAAAGCAAGCGAGGCTTTTCGGGGAGCATTATTATCGAAAACAAGGGGAAGACGGATTTGCCCATCTACTCCATTGACAAGTCGGATCTGCGGGGCGGGTGCATTCAGAAGAGGAAGCTAAAAGTGAACAAGctgctgaagaagaaaaacggCGTCGGCTCCGCGGGGAGCGGTGGCAGTGGCGGGAGCGGCAGCAGTAGCGGCGGTCGAATTTGCCAAGCACACGAGTGCTACACCCTGCTGGCGGACGACGACGAGGGGGAGGATCTTTGTCTACGACTCGGAGATGCGGACGGGGGCGATGCCGCTGCAGAGGGGGAtctcaaaaatgtgtacataggaatggcaaaaaagaaagtaatAAAgaccaagggggagaaggcgaaaaaggggaaacaaatggggaaattgGCCGAGCAGGGAAAGGTGACGAAGCTGGCCAAGCAGGGAAAAGTGATGAAGCTGGCCAAGCAGGGAAAAGTGATCAGTCTGGCCAAACCGGGAAAAGTGATCAGTCTGGCGAAGCaaggcaaaatggtgagGCTGGCGAAACAGAGCAAGTTGGCCAAGCTggcgaagcaaaataaaatggcaaaactggcgaagcaaaataaaatggcaaaactggcgaagcaaaacagaaagtcaaaattggaaaaaacaaTTCCTGTGATGATAGGCCAAGGAGGCGAAGACAAAAGCAAAAGCGCACTCAGCAACGGCGTAGCCACCGATGCGAAAGagcaaaacggggaaaagagaaaaaatggcacgGTCAAGaaaaccattttgaaaaaaggaaaaaccaaGTCACacgtaacaaaaaaagttcaTTTCAACCTGAACAAAAATACCATCGAGTACATCCCGCgcataaagaagaaaaacgtcAACTCGTATTTCTTTCTCGACAATTTTCGCAACTTGATTAACGTCCCCGCGTTTTTGTAGCACAAGGGGAGGGAAATAAGTAAAACGACCCACACAGCGAGGTTGTAAAGCGGCGAAATCGCGAGAGGGCaaattccccccccgtggcgACTTTTCCCAGCACAGGGCAGCACAGCGCGCGCGAGCTGATTTTAGCGAGCCAAGCCAAGCGAAGCCAAGCTGCCCGTCGTTTTGTTTTCCCGTTTGTTGATACgtttttttacccctctttttatcactttgtttaccttttttttcaccagtATGTTTATCACTTTGTTTACTTTATTTTCACCCTTCTGTTTATCACTTTGTTTACCTTTTTTCCACCACTCGGCGTACCACTTTTTCCACGCTGGAAGAGAAGCGGCGACACCCCCGCCCTGAGCGGCAGCGCGCCGAAATACACCCAGCACAGTTTCACTCGGTGTAGCAAAaaacttctccttttttaaaatttttttttcccaaaacgATGACGATTGGGTGAATTGTACGAACAAAAttctgtacatttttttttccttttccgttgGAACTCCCTCTTTGTGTGATTTCTCCCTGCAGTGAGCACTGTCAAAATAGGGAAAGCGAGcgaaagaggggaaaaaaaaaattaactgcGTTGGGAGGAAGGGAGCCAATCGGTTGGTCACCCAAGCAGCGGCGCGCCGAGGGGTAGTGGAAAGATGTATTCCATCGCCATACcagggaaagaagaaaaaacaaacgttACGGAAAGGGAGAAGGCCCCCCTCCCTTCATCCTTCTCCATTGAACGAAGCCACGACGTGGGAAAAGGCAACTTTGGAGGAGCACGCAGCACATAAGTGGAAGCCAAAATGTATTACCTAAAATTATTCCTGAAGGTATTGTTGCTTCTCTTTTTAAGCTACgatttcatcattttgaagagcGGGACTAGCAAAGCCTtgcatggggggggaaactttttaaaagaaagtTACGAATTTTTATTCGTCCAAAAGGACACACTCCCATCATACATAAATAGGGACAATCAgatttccatttatttttgcaaatcctGACAATCGCACTATGTGTTAAgtaggataaaaaaatatttcgatTTATTAAACCATGGGGAGGACAcggaaatatattttgaagagGACAGTTACCAAGCAGGGAACAGCAGCACTGGTGATGAAAAGTATGTCATATTTTTGCGGAACATCAAGGCGGCATTAATTTACCGACTTATATGCcgttttatcctttttatttacatcCTTATTTCGGCAACTTTGATATTCCCACATTATTTGAAGGCGTATATACCATCCATTCTGCTAAACAGTCGGAGGTTCAACGAAATGTTTGAAAAtatgcaacaaaaaaaactcatGGTACTTGGCATGATGTTCTTTTCATACAACATCATATATGGGATGTTGTGCAACACAAGTGTGATACATGTGTACCAAAACAGGAATTTGATTTACGACGATTATTACGCCGATCATCTGTTTGTGCAGCGCCTCCGAGAGAATATGACGCATGTGCCTGGGTAAGGACATACCCCGTGGAGGAGACCAACCGAATGACGCCCATTTTGGAGAGACACACCTGTGCGCGTGGcccaaaatttataaatgataaaaatgtcgTAAACCATCTTTGGGGGACATTTTTTGACAAATAAAGTTTGGACATGTGCGCGGGTGGATGTGCCACACGAAGCAGTTACCCTAAAGTTGCCATTTCTGCCAAATGTTCTGTAAAatgaggggaaagaaaaaatcgcTCGTTCGCTGtgcaaatttgtaaaaaaaaaaaaaattatgaacaagtcatattttttatcccatttgtgcttaaaatgtatgataaaaaaagaggcagctACGTGAAGAAAAGCAATTTGGCTGTTCAGGCCGTTTCCAATTTGCCCCATTATAGCGGCGAACAGTGTAAATGCGCTTGGCAGTCGTGCTCCGGCGCAGGCTCAACCTAAAAGAACACATTAAATTTGCTGTGCTGTGCTGCCCGTCACAttggcattattttttttgttccatttttcacCCCCGTCGAACAAGGGCTGCGAGTCACCCAAGGGCAATTCTGCGCTTTGCCAAATTTTCACCTGCGCGGGTCAGGCgaataaacgaaaaaaaaaaaaaaaaaacaacgaatgagcgaaaataaaatgtgcacaaaatGTACGTGATTATTTTTCTCTGGGCTACGGTTGAGGAGGAGTAAATCCCCAGCACGGGCGAGATAGGCAAATGGAGGGCTGACGTAGTTCCTCAGATAGGCCGCAATTTCataacttttattttgcttgCCCCTTGTAAGCGCGTTCAAAATGGCAGTTCCGTTGCCTTTCTGCatgccccatttgggggacaGGAAGTTGCGCTGCACGAAAGGGGTATACCTAAACGCGTGCGTGCAGATATGTAACGAATTGTAATGGCGAGGAAatgaggaagcaaaaaaaataaaaaataaataaaacgtgCAACCGTGTTGGAGATTCCCTCCCCGCTGTGTGCTTCCCTTTCAAAGTGTAAAAAGagtgagaagaaaaaatatgcactcCACTACTGCATTACGCACACGAAGATTTGCGGAGGTGCGAACTCTGTCCTGCTTGATAATTTTGTGTGCGCAGATCTCAAGCGAAGGAGTACCCATTGGTGGAAAAGATTTGAGAGCGCGCATGGAAAATAAGTGCATGCACGTGGGAAAATGTTCATTCCGTGTGTGGAGCGACTGCCTTCTCTGGTGCACACGCAGTGCGTGGTGTGTACCTTCCTCACTGCATGCTGTTCGTGCTTCTCGCCGCATGCCGTTCTAGGAAAGGGAACACAGTAAGCCCTAAGCGTGGGAGCTGCTGCACGAGGAGGGCTACCTGAGCGAGGTGGCAGGACACGTGCACGTATGCCGAGGCGCTGGCCGAGACGTTTGCATGCAGGCGCGAATgcacgtatgcacgtatggCGTATgacgtatgtacatatgcaggGACTTGTGTGAGGTGCGCGCACGAGCAGCGCGTCCCTTGGGGGAGAACTAAAAACAAGGGGCTGCGTCACGTTGGCACGAAATTGAGAGCGCCCCATTGTCCATGGAGGAGTTGCCTGGCCTTTCGTGCATGCAAGGTAGGACAAGCAACGAGGTGCGTCCGCTGGTGGGAAAAGGGGCAGGGAATGGGAAGGGGGCCGCCGGTTAATTCTAACTGGCCTGAAAATGAGACATTTTGCCCACTTGTCATTCTGTAATTTGCTGCTTTGTAATTTGtcattcataattttttaattcacaaTTCtgtaattcatatttttgtaattcacatttttgtaattcacAATtctgtaatttattttttttcaaaaagtttaTAAGTTGAAGTCAAAACATTTTGCACCTTTGCCCCCCACCACCTTCCACTTTTGTCCTGCCCTGCCCTTTCCACGCAattctttcccccccacactCTGAGGTTTACCTGCCCTTAACAACTTACGAACGAGTGGGGGCTTACACAAGCAGCTACGCTTACAGTACCTACATCGCGACAtcaaacacacacacaaaaaaaaaatgaagctgACGTGTACGTTATTCTTCCTGCTGGCAGTGGCAAGTAATTTGGGGTCCAACTTTTTCACCTCCTGCTCTGTGGACAGCTCCAGCGTGTCTCAGCAGACGTACAGAGTTCCCTACCTCCAAAGGTTAAGTGAACTGATTGCCCTCTCATCGCACCAAGGCCTGAGTGACAAAAGGGCGGATGAGAAAAAGAActtaaggagaaaaagggagGACAGCGATTCGACACAAGTAGCAGATGATGAGGACGTTACAAGCGCCGCCACTCATGTGGAAGAGCAGGCAGAGGATGCGGAAGAAGACCTCACAAGTAACAAAGCGGGCATCCCACAAGAGGAAGACGCTTCTGGTGAAGGCATCAGCCTAGATGGGGAACAGTGGGAAGACGAGGACGAACACGATGGGGGAGCTGACCCATCCGGTCCCACGCCCGACTACCACTACGGCGAAGCTAATGCACCTGCTTCCATCCCCGACCACCACTACGGCGAAGCTAATGCACCTGCTTCCATCCCCGACCACCACTACGGCGAAGCTAATGCACCTGCTTCCATCCCCGACCACCACTACGGCGAAGCTAATGCACCTGCTTCCATCCCCCACTACCACTACGACGAAGCTAATGCAGAGGGTCCCATAACTCACGAACACTACGGCGAAGCTAATGCACCTGCTTCCATCCCCGACTACCACTATGGAGAAGCTAATGCAGCGGGTCCTATGCCCCACGAACACGAGGGAGGAGCTAACCCAGCCGGTCCCACGCCCCACTACCACCATGCCGAAGCTAATGCACCTGATTCCATCCCCCACTACCACTACGACGCAGATGGTGCACCCCCCGCTGGAGCACCATACGCACCAAATAAGCTGGACGAACAAGCCGAAGATGCGTTCATAAGGTTCTTCTCCCAGAAGCCATGTATTACCCTCCCAGGAGAGGAACGATCCGAAAAATGTAATGACGCGGAAAGAGGGGACAATAAGGAGTATGACATAAAAATCACGTACAACGAAAAAGAGGAGCATATCAATCGGGGTGAGAACAAGTGTGTAAATCTAAACCTAAACCTTAACAATGGATCCCCCCCCAGTGAAGATGGACCCTCAAACGTTTTTATTAACCTCTCTTTCGTCCCCAACATTCCCGAAGAAATAATCAACGACTTTTACGCCATCATCAAAAGGTTGAAGCACATGTTTGAGTTTATGGATCCTCAGGAGGGCACTGCGCCGGTGGAGGAAGTAGGGAGCGAGCAGGAAGTGAACATGGAGCGAGCAGGGAGCGAAGAGGAAGCGAACATGGAGCGAGCAGGGAGCGAAGAGGAAGCGAACATGGAGCGAGCAGGGAGCGAAGAGGAAGCGAAGAGGAAGTGAACAGGAAGTGAACTGAAAGCGAGTAGGGAGCGAATAAAGCGCGAAAGAGAACTGTTGTGGGGGAAAACCCTCCACTTGTGGATCCTCGCAAATGGCGGCTTCGCCCTGTGCACACGTGTGCCGATTAGTTCGCTCCACTGTGTGCACGTTCAACAGAGTCGCACCAAGGGGATGGGGGCGCAGTCGGGTTTTTGTGCACCCCTCTGCGTTAGAGTTACCATTCTATAGGGTAAGCTTCCCCaactccccccctcctgcggTTCTGTTAATAGCCATTTAGCTGTTTAGCCGTTCTCGCGTGTGCCAATGTTGCGTACGAACGTGCACATGCAAAGGCAGCATGTGCGCAGGTGCAAAACGGCGGGGCGTCCccgtttctttttcgccattttgccctttcgccttttcacctttttgcctttcttttttttttcccttcgcaCTCTGCACGCGAAGTGAgacaattatatttttgtgcaAACTGGCAGACGTGCAAACCTGCACCTTTAACTCAGCTGCTCTGGCTGCAACAAATGTGGGTTCTTCTGTAAGGGGGCCTTTCTGATGGCTCTTCCTTGTGCACACATCAAATATGTTTGTGTGGAAATGACGTGCAGTCCCTTGGGCTGGAGCTTGGCGAGGCAAAAAAGATAGGTATAGTCTAGCCTACCCCCCCTGTAAGGTATGCTCCCCTTCACGAAGAGTGTACCACTCTGGGGCTTTCTTCTACACTGGGTTGTGGGTGCACTGGCACGAAGAGCACAGCGCAGTCGGTGCACCAGTTGAGGGTACGTATATATAGATAGGGCCTGTTCCGTTTCCCCGGGAAAAGGACTGCACCGCGGAAGGGGTGAGCTCGCGAGGTTGCTAGGTCGGCTGGAATAAAGAGAGTTTCTAAAAAGTTGTTTCACAAAACAAGTAGGAGAGGAGGCCTCATTTTGTgggtttcctttttcttgcaGTAACGCTTCCTCATGgggtgcactttttttttttttttttttttttggtacccCATTGTAAGGTTTACACGGGCATGCACGACGGTTGGTACGGGGCCGCATGTTTGTATGCACGGGTGTACGCATTTACGCGCGCATGTAGGGTCGCTGCCTCCGCTAGGTAATTTTGAAGGACTCTCCGACCCCGGCTCCCAAAGAGCGAGTCCCCcagaggattttttttttttctcctgtttgtgcctttttgtgccttttcttcctttcctccTCACCCTTCGTGCGTACGAACATTTCGATCTGAGAAAATAACTCGGCGGCGCTGCTCAACtggtcattttgttttccaaaGGGAGGTGACTAACGTGCGGAGTTTGCATTAGTGTACTCGCGTGTTGGCGTACGTAAGCAGCATACGTGCGAGGAGagagcttcttttttttttttgacgctCCACAGTACACAGTAGGTGGTCACCCCTTCAAGTTGTAACCCAACCGTTAAGCGAGGGGCAAAGGAATTCACCCCAAAGAGGGAAAGAACgcgaagaagacgaagaagaggaaggaacTGCTCCGCGGTGAGGAAACACCTAAGTGAACTTCCCACGGGGAAAGCGCACGAGAAGTGATTTACAACgcttcatataaaataaggaaaaaaaaaaatcactcCTTTGGAGAGTGGAATTCCCCACCCAGTTGATGAGTaaaagaaacagaagaagcgaaaaatggaagaagagAGCAAGGTAACTGCAATTGAGTCTCCCCAGATGTGAGAGCGAAGTGTCTTGTCGTCTCCTCACATGTGGGTTGACCCCAGTGGTGTGCATTTAGTGTTTCCGTTCAACTTCCATTGTGCCGATGCCCCAAAGAGGGCAATGTGCTCAGCGTGGCAGCTGGCAATTCGCCGCTAACAATTCGCCGCTGACAATTCAGGACGGCGCGGCGAACGCGGCCGGTTCCCCTTCGCAGCTGGTGGAGAAGATGATCGAGTTCGGCTACTCCAAGGAAATCAGCCTCCGGGTCATCAAGAGGAGCCGCGCGAAAACGAGTAAGTCACGGAGGGTTTGCGGTGCGTTTGCAGTGTGTTTGCGGTGCGTTTGCAACATTCACGCTACGCATGTCACTCTACGCATGTCACGCACGCCCACCCACATGGTGCGTTTTTCCCCACGCCCCTCAGTCGACGAAGTGCTGAACTGGATCGAGCAGAGCGAACAGAACGGAGGGGATGGATATGACGCGGATGACGCGGATGATGCGGATGGCGGAGATGGCGCCTCCCCCGCTGAGCGATTAAACGACCAAGATGGAGTAACGTACACCACACACACAACAAGCGCCACACAGAACGGTGAAggcaaaagcaaaatgaCCCCTGAAGAGGCACAGAAAAAGGCAATGgaactacaaaaaaaaataagagaaaaaaaaatgatgaaagaaaaagaagaagaaatacaaaaggagaaaaaccgAATTTCTATGGCgaaagaaatgcaaaaaagaagagaacaAATAGAAGAatttgaaaggaaaaaatatatagagcatttagagaaagaaaaacatgagcataaaaaggaaaaagaaaaacaactCGAATTGTTAAGGAAAGAATATGAAGCCAAATTCGGCATCGCATACCAAGTgcagagtgaaaaaaaaagtatcaaAGATTTGacggaaaatgaaaagagagAAGaaattgccattttgctaaacagcttaaaaaataaacacaagGACAACAAGAAGGAGCTGCTCAGCTcgctagccattttgaaaaCCTACTTCGCCAACATCAAGGATAATATTTTGGAGAAGAAGTTCCAGAAaatcaaaaaggagaacaaGGTGTTCCTCGAGAAGATCAAGGTCTACGAGGAGATGCTGCAGGTCTTTTTGCTCGTCGGCTTCGAGGACACCGGTGAGTAGGGAGCAGTGGAGcagtgaagcggtgaagcggccaGGAGTGAAGCGGCAAGCAGTGATGCGGCAAGCAGTGTAGCTGCCACCTAACCGGCGTAGCTTCCCCCCAACCAACGTAACTTCCCCCCAACCACCCCCTCGCAGGCGACTTCTACGCTATCAAGAACTTCCCAAACACGTACCTCATCGCGTCGGCCATCAAATTCATCGATTTAATTATGAAGACGTTGAGTTCCTAGgtgagaaagaaaaggaaaaaaaaaaaaaaaaaaaataaaaaataaaggagcaTCGAAGCAGGGGGTCCGAGCCCTAGACAAACACACTgggatttaaaaataaaacgagcGCTTTTTACTGTTacgcgcaaaaaaggggaaaacaagAAATCATTCCCacacttaaaaaaaggcCCCGGCGGCTACCAAGGGGGTACATACAAATGTgaacatataaacatataaatgtacatataaatatacatacacacacacacgtgcgTTCGGATGTGCGTGCCCTTTTCTCCCCACAAATCGCAGCTAACTGTAAATTTACGGGGCGCGCGCCGCTAAACAAAAACTGAGGCACCTCACTGCGTTGTTACGCGGCCTCCACACCGCCTCACCGCCTCACCGCGCAACGGTTCAGAAAtgccaaaggggaagagcgcAAAGGTGGCAACTTTAGACCACCAGAATGATGCATCGGTTGGAGGCCAAATGGACGCGCCGCCCAACGTTACGCCAATTGCGGTAGAGCTGTACACCTGCCATCCACTCCGAGTGtaccccttcccccccacctCTTCCTCTCTCTTCCCCTGTTGCCACCCTAGCAACACTAGCAATCCCTGCAATTTCTGCAACCCCTGCAATCCCTGCAATACCTCGAACCCTAGCCACCCTCGCCATGCAGCGACTGACTCAAGGGCGTGTAGACCCAGGAGACCAACAGCACATGGGtgaggaaatgaaaaaaataaatattttcactctggaagaagaagaaaatctTGGAGTACAGcttgaaataaatatacagcagctcctttttgtttttgtagcTGAAGGAGTTATAGGCCTCCACCAGGCAGACGTTCATGTCCTTCTTAAACTGAATCACCTTCTTGTACGTCAGGTGCTTCAGGTTGCGTATGTCCGTGATGTTGTTTCGCTGCGCGGGGTAACCATGTGTACGTACAGGTGTGTGCAGGTGTATGTACAggtgtgtgcacatatgtatgtacatatgtatgtacacgtGTATGTACAggtgtatgtacacatgtgcgcTGCTAGCCTCTCTCATCTCTCCCTCTCCTCTCCCGTGCGCGCCGGCCTTACAATGAACAAACAGTtgagtttcttttttatgtgtaaGAATTTATAGTTATGTAAAAAGAAGATTGCCCTTTTCAAGTAATAGAAGGAGGCATTCTTCCGGTGGATGATTTTGTCT harbors:
- a CDS encoding hypothetical protein, conserved (encoded by transcript PVX_087130A; Apicoplast targeted protein. Curated by Stuart Ralph, Walter and Eliza Hall Institute of Medical Research, Australia.), with amino-acid sequence MRFTHQFSKDIRSCIFVIFLLVLCAIGIKLLLKYLKKKFPPFLSNDKIVKQCSKIITRNNFLQHNLLYRIIKYGIISKSNYEDKIIHRKNASFYYLKRAIFFLHNYKFLHIKKKLNCLFIRNNITDIRNLKHLTYKKVIQFKKDMNVCLVEAYNSFSYKNKKELLYIYFKLYSKIFFFFQSENIYFFHFLTHVLLVSWVYTPLSQSLHGEGG